Proteins found in one Streptomyces sp. CB09001 genomic segment:
- a CDS encoding LysR family transcriptional regulator, with protein sequence MIEARRLHILRAVADHRTVTAAAAALYLTPSAVSQQLAALEQETGHRLVERGAKGVRLTPAGEILLSHTNAVLAQLERAEAELAAYGSGEAGTVTVASFATGIALVVAPALARLAASAPGIRIRVQDAEGDASLPMVLDRQVDVAVAVEYRGAPPADDPRLTHVFLYAEPFDAVVPVAHRLAGADEVPLAELAKDTWIGPYPGNPCHDVVVLACESAGFQPRLEHSSDDFRAVVSLAAADAGVALVPRSALLGTDLTGVVVRPVDGVAPTRRVFAAVRRGAEEHPLIRPVLDALGDAARA encoded by the coding sequence ATGATCGAGGCGCGGCGGCTGCACATCCTGCGAGCGGTGGCGGACCACCGCACCGTGACAGCGGCGGCCGCCGCGCTGTACCTCACCCCGTCGGCGGTCTCCCAGCAGCTCGCCGCGCTGGAGCAGGAGACCGGGCACCGCCTGGTCGAGCGCGGCGCCAAGGGCGTACGGCTCACCCCGGCCGGAGAGATCCTGCTCAGCCACACCAACGCCGTCCTCGCCCAGCTGGAGCGGGCGGAGGCCGAGCTGGCCGCCTACGGCTCGGGCGAGGCCGGCACGGTCACGGTCGCCTCCTTCGCGACCGGCATCGCCCTCGTCGTCGCGCCCGCCCTGGCGCGCCTCGCCGCCTCGGCGCCCGGCATCCGCATCCGCGTCCAGGACGCCGAGGGCGACGCCAGCCTGCCGATGGTCCTCGACCGGCAGGTCGACGTCGCGGTCGCCGTCGAGTACCGCGGGGCGCCGCCCGCCGACGACCCGCGCCTGACCCACGTCTTCCTGTACGCCGAGCCCTTCGACGCGGTCGTGCCGGTCGCCCACCGCCTCGCCGGTGCCGACGAGGTGCCGCTCGCGGAGCTGGCCAAGGACACCTGGATCGGCCCCTACCCGGGCAACCCGTGCCACGACGTGGTCGTGCTGGCCTGCGAGAGCGCCGGGTTCCAGCCCCGCCTCGAACACTCCTCGGACGACTTCCGCGCCGTGGTGTCCCTCGCCGCGGCCGACGCCGGGGTGGCGCTCGTCCCGCGCTCGGCGCTGCTCGGCACCGACCTGACCGGGGTGGTCGTCCGCCCGGTCGACGGGGTGGCGCCCACCCGCCGCGTCTTCGCGGCCGTACGGCGGGGAGCGGAGGAACACCCGCTGATCCGCCCGGTCCTCGACGCACTCGGCGACGCGGCCCGGGCGTGA
- a CDS encoding Na+/H+ antiporter subunit D, whose product MNALVPLPVLLPLCVTGLKLAIGPRLHRFQRFISIAVLGAVLVLSVVLMVAADRHGPLTVHLGDFAPPVGITLVADRLAGLMLTVSSAVTLLVLVYSLGQGMADRDDQAPVGVFHPAYLILVAGVSCTFLAGDLVNLYVGFEIMLVASFVLLTIGGTATRIRAGSTYVIISLFSSVLFLVAIAMAYAVAGTVNLAQLAQRLQEVPLGVRTLLEAMLLTVFAIKAAVFPLAAWLPDSYPTAPAPVTAVFAGLLTKVGVYSMLRTQTLLFPGHRLGDLLMLAALASMVVGILGAVAQTDLKRVLSFTLISHIGYMVFGIALAGGGGISGAIVYVAHHITVQTTLFLVAGLIERRDGTTELTRLGGLAKTAPLLAVLFFVPAMNLAGIPPLSGFIGKLGLMRAGVADGGGWAWALVAGSAATSLLTLYVMAKVWNLAFWRDAPPGAEEEGVVLESADDTADDTGDDEEDRPTGSGSGLPVPAGAVVAAGFLGQSITTTKRLPWPMPVATGAAVLLGLSYTVFGGPLTTFTQAAATELLARTPYVEAVLGR is encoded by the coding sequence GTGAACGCGCTCGTCCCGCTCCCCGTCCTGCTGCCCCTGTGCGTCACGGGCCTGAAGCTGGCCATCGGGCCCCGGCTGCACCGGTTCCAGCGCTTCATCAGCATCGCCGTGCTCGGCGCGGTCCTGGTGCTCTCCGTGGTGCTCATGGTCGCCGCCGACCGCCACGGCCCGCTCACGGTGCACCTCGGCGACTTCGCACCGCCGGTCGGCATCACCCTCGTCGCCGACCGGCTGGCGGGCCTGATGCTCACCGTCTCCAGCGCCGTCACCCTGCTCGTCCTCGTCTACTCGCTGGGCCAGGGCATGGCCGACCGCGACGACCAGGCGCCGGTAGGTGTCTTCCACCCCGCCTACCTCATCCTGGTGGCGGGCGTCTCCTGCACCTTCCTCGCCGGAGACCTCGTCAACCTCTACGTCGGCTTCGAGATCATGCTCGTCGCCAGCTTCGTCCTGCTCACCATCGGCGGCACCGCGACCCGCATCCGGGCCGGTTCGACGTACGTGATCATCTCGCTGTTCTCCTCCGTGCTCTTCCTGGTCGCCATCGCCATGGCCTACGCGGTCGCCGGCACCGTGAACCTCGCCCAACTCGCCCAGCGGCTCCAGGAGGTGCCGCTCGGTGTGCGCACCCTGCTGGAGGCGATGCTGCTGACGGTCTTCGCCATCAAGGCGGCGGTGTTCCCGCTCGCGGCCTGGCTGCCCGACTCCTACCCCACCGCCCCCGCACCCGTCACCGCGGTCTTCGCCGGTCTGCTGACCAAGGTCGGCGTGTACTCGATGCTGCGCACCCAGACCCTGCTCTTCCCCGGCCACCGCCTGGGCGACCTGCTGATGCTCGCCGCGCTCGCCTCCATGGTCGTCGGCATCCTCGGCGCCGTCGCCCAGACCGACCTGAAGCGGGTGCTGTCCTTCACGCTCATCAGCCACATCGGCTACATGGTCTTCGGCATCGCGCTCGCGGGCGGGGGCGGGATCAGCGGCGCGATCGTGTACGTGGCCCACCACATCACCGTGCAGACCACCCTGTTCCTCGTCGCCGGACTCATCGAGCGGCGCGACGGCACCACGGAACTCACCCGCCTCGGCGGCCTCGCGAAGACGGCGCCGCTGCTCGCCGTGCTGTTCTTCGTGCCCGCCATGAACCTCGCGGGCATTCCGCCGCTGTCCGGGTTCATCGGCAAGCTCGGCCTGATGCGCGCGGGCGTCGCCGACGGCGGCGGCTGGGCCTGGGCACTCGTCGCCGGGTCCGCCGCCACCAGCCTGCTCACCCTCTATGTCATGGCGAAGGTCTGGAACCTCGCGTTCTGGCGCGACGCGCCACCCGGGGCCGAGGAGGAGGGCGTCGTGCTGGAGTCGGCCGACGACACGGCCGACGACACGGGCGACGACGAGGAGGACAGGCCGACCGGGTCCGGGAGCGGGCTGCCGGTGCCCGCGGGTGCCGTGGTCGCCGCGGGCTTCCTCGGACAGTCCATCACCACCACCAAACGGCTGCCCTGGCCGATGCCGGTGGCCACCGGCGCCGCCGTGCTGCTCGGCCTGTCGTACACCGTGTTCGGCGGCCCCCTGACCACCTTCACCCAGGCCGCCGCCACCGAACTCCTCGCCCGTACCCCCTATGTCGAGGCGGTGCTCGGCCGGTGA
- a CDS encoding Na+/H+ antiporter subunit A translates to MSALILCHFALAPFAAPLVRRWGTRAFLLLALPPAAATAWAATRWSTTAAGGADTAVWRWLPTYQVDWALRLDALAELMVLLAAGVGTLVLVYCASYFDDRSRQLGRFAGNLLAFAGAMLGLVLADDLVLLYIFWELTTVFSYLLIGQTSDHKRNRRSALQALTVTALGGLTMLVGFLLLGHEAGTYRISAILADPPSPSAALSTAIVLILVGALSKSAIWPFSLWLPNAMAAPTPVSAYLHAAAMVKAGVYLVARLAPAFAEVTPWRPLLLVLGSVTMLLGGWRALRLHDLKLVLAYGTVSQLGFLTVLTGAGRHDTGLAATAMILGHALFKAPLFLVTGIVDHATGTRDLRRLSGLGRRLPAVCAVAVLAGASMAAVPPLLGFSAKEAAFLALLDGSTGDRWALAAAVVGSALTTAYTLRYLWGAFARKPGLPDTAAHPVPAAFLAPPAVLALACLVLGPGVSWLQELLGTYAGQFPAPAHPYHLALWHGAGLALGLSGASWAGGVLLFLAASPVARVGQRLAWRSADLVFGRMLLALERTALQCTGFVQRGSLSVYLVTTMSVVLAGQIAVLAADEPWTDVPAPRLWDHPAQAAVALLTCAAALLCLGVRRRMKAVVFAGLTGYGTALLFVAQGAPDLALTQFCVETVSMIVFVLVLRRMPVRFEENFSRWRRLLRMPVALAGGAAVAVVVWIMAGHRRAASAGAAMVEETAHHGLKDVVATILVDLRAWDTMGESAVLAAAAIGVTSLIYLHRRADGAEQPVLPLPGDHPHAGLRTAWRASRYESAGLPSGDEGAPERTWLAASATLAPERRSLVLEVVARLIFHPVLVLSVYLLLCAENLPGGGFVAGLTAGVAFIARYLAGGRHELADAVPFKPGVFTGLGLFLSTGVALGGLGEGTVLHGWTWHGHLPVWGDAHLSTAVLFDCGVYLLVLGVVLDIVRALGARIDRQIERAAPRPEAGRA, encoded by the coding sequence GTGTCCGCGCTCATCCTCTGCCACTTCGCGCTCGCGCCGTTCGCCGCGCCGCTGGTGCGACGGTGGGGAACCCGCGCCTTCCTCCTGCTGGCCCTGCCGCCCGCCGCGGCGACCGCCTGGGCCGCCACCCGGTGGAGCACGACGGCCGCGGGCGGCGCGGACACCGCCGTATGGCGCTGGCTGCCCACCTACCAGGTGGACTGGGCGCTGAGACTGGACGCCCTCGCCGAACTCATGGTGCTGCTCGCCGCGGGCGTGGGCACCCTCGTCCTGGTCTACTGCGCCTCCTACTTCGACGACCGCTCGCGGCAGCTCGGCAGGTTCGCCGGAAACCTCCTCGCCTTCGCCGGGGCCATGCTCGGCCTGGTGCTCGCCGACGACCTCGTCCTGCTCTACATCTTCTGGGAACTGACGACCGTCTTCTCCTACCTGCTGATCGGCCAGACCAGCGACCACAAGCGGAACCGGCGCAGCGCCCTGCAGGCCCTCACGGTCACCGCGCTCGGCGGACTGACCATGCTCGTCGGCTTCCTGCTCCTGGGGCACGAGGCGGGCACCTACCGCATCTCGGCGATCCTGGCCGACCCGCCGTCCCCGTCGGCCGCGCTGTCCACGGCGATCGTGCTGATCCTCGTCGGCGCCCTGTCCAAGTCCGCGATCTGGCCGTTCAGTCTCTGGCTGCCCAACGCCATGGCCGCCCCCACGCCCGTCAGCGCCTACCTGCACGCCGCCGCGATGGTCAAGGCCGGCGTCTACCTCGTCGCCCGGCTCGCCCCGGCCTTCGCCGAGGTCACGCCCTGGCGCCCGCTCCTGCTCGTCCTCGGCTCGGTGACGATGCTGCTCGGCGGCTGGCGGGCGCTCCGGCTGCACGACCTGAAACTCGTCCTCGCCTACGGCACCGTCAGCCAGCTCGGCTTCCTCACCGTCCTCACCGGCGCGGGCCGTCACGACACCGGCCTCGCCGCCACCGCCATGATCCTCGGGCACGCCCTGTTCAAGGCGCCGCTCTTCCTGGTCACCGGCATCGTCGACCACGCCACCGGCACCCGCGACCTGCGCAGGCTCTCCGGACTCGGCCGCCGGCTGCCCGCCGTGTGCGCCGTCGCCGTGCTCGCCGGAGCGTCCATGGCCGCGGTGCCGCCCCTGCTCGGCTTCAGTGCCAAGGAGGCAGCCTTCCTGGCACTCCTGGACGGGAGCACCGGCGACCGCTGGGCGCTCGCCGCGGCCGTCGTCGGTTCCGCCCTGACCACCGCCTACACGCTGCGCTACCTGTGGGGCGCCTTCGCCCGCAAGCCCGGCCTCCCCGACACCGCCGCGCACCCCGTCCCGGCGGCCTTCCTCGCGCCGCCCGCCGTGCTCGCCCTCGCCTGCCTCGTCCTCGGCCCCGGAGTGTCCTGGCTCCAGGAACTGCTGGGCACCTACGCCGGGCAGTTCCCCGCGCCCGCCCACCCGTACCACCTGGCGCTGTGGCACGGAGCGGGCCTCGCCCTCGGCCTGTCCGGCGCGTCCTGGGCCGGAGGCGTCCTGCTGTTCCTCGCCGCGAGCCCCGTCGCGCGCGTCGGTCAGCGGCTCGCCTGGCGCTCCGCGGACCTCGTCTTCGGGCGGATGCTGCTCGCCCTGGAGCGCACCGCCCTGCAGTGCACCGGCTTCGTGCAGCGCGGCTCGCTGTCGGTGTACCTCGTCACGACCATGAGCGTCGTCCTCGCCGGACAGATCGCCGTGCTCGCCGCGGACGAACCCTGGACCGACGTGCCCGCCCCGCGCCTGTGGGACCACCCCGCCCAGGCCGCCGTCGCCCTGCTGACCTGCGCCGCGGCCCTGCTGTGCCTGGGTGTGCGGCGCCGGATGAAGGCCGTCGTGTTCGCCGGCCTCACCGGTTACGGCACCGCGCTGCTCTTCGTCGCTCAGGGCGCGCCCGACCTCGCCCTCACCCAGTTCTGCGTGGAGACCGTCTCGATGATCGTCTTCGTGCTGGTGCTGCGCCGGATGCCGGTGCGTTTCGAGGAGAACTTCAGCCGGTGGCGGCGCCTGCTGCGGATGCCCGTGGCCCTCGCGGGCGGCGCCGCGGTCGCCGTCGTCGTCTGGATCATGGCGGGGCACCGCCGCGCCGCCAGCGCGGGAGCGGCGATGGTCGAGGAGACCGCGCACCACGGGCTCAAGGACGTCGTCGCGACGATCCTCGTCGACCTGCGGGCCTGGGACACCATGGGGGAGTCCGCGGTGCTGGCCGCCGCCGCGATCGGCGTCACCAGCCTCATCTACCTGCACCGCCGCGCCGACGGCGCCGAACAGCCCGTACTGCCGCTGCCCGGGGACCATCCGCACGCCGGACTGCGCACCGCCTGGCGGGCGAGCCGGTACGAATCGGCGGGACTGCCCAGCGGCGACGAGGGCGCACCCGAGCGGACCTGGCTCGCCGCCAGCGCCACCCTCGCCCCAGAGCGCCGCTCCCTCGTCCTGGAGGTGGTCGCCCGCCTCATCTTCCACCCCGTCCTCGTCCTCTCCGTCTACCTGCTGCTGTGCGCGGAGAACCTGCCGGGCGGCGGCTTCGTCGCCGGCCTGACCGCGGGCGTCGCCTTCATCGCCCGCTACCTCGCCGGCGGCCGTCACGAACTCGCCGACGCCGTGCCCTTCAAACCGGGCGTGTTCACCGGCCTCGGCCTGTTCCTGTCCACCGGGGTCGCGCTCGGCGGCCTCGGCGAGGGCACCGTGCTGCACGGCTGGACCTGGCACGGCCACCTGCCCGTGTGGGGGGACGCCCACCTGTCCACCGCCGTCCTCTTCGACTGCGGGGTCTACCTGCTCGTGCTCGGCGTCGTCCTGGACATCGTGCGGGCCCTCGGCGCCCGGATCGACCGCCAGATCGAGCGGGCCGCGCCGCGCCCGGAGGCGGGCCGCGCATGA
- a CDS encoding MFS transporter, producing the protein MAGTSSRPTAGRAVWSRDFALFFAARAVARLGDTMLPVALAAGLLQHGYGAGAVGLAMAATAAAFAGLVVFGGVLADRFSTRKLMIGADLVRLGTQALAAALFFSGHVVLWQICAIGFANGVAGAVFQPGVASTVPRLASDVQGANGAIRVAESAAQLAGPAVAGLLVGFASPGGVFAAHATTYAISALCLLLLRLPPLAPGSRAVSGRGSKAFRADLVQGWREFRSRRWLWSVIAVWCVYMIAVWGPTVPLVATEVVQEHGPRAYGLVNSALGAGTVVGGLLALRLRPVRMLRAGAIALVGFAAFPAGVGAGLGVPAMAAGAAVAGAGVSFWGVMWATSVQTQVPPDVLNRIHAYDVAGSLAMMPVGQALAGPAAAALGADHVLLVAGATSFAVCAALLLIPAVRGLVRVDAAAAGPGGTAAGAAEPSRTQKC; encoded by the coding sequence ATGGCCGGTACGTCATCGCGGCCGACGGCGGGGCGAGCCGTCTGGTCGCGGGACTTCGCGCTGTTCTTCGCCGCCCGGGCCGTGGCCCGCCTCGGCGACACCATGCTGCCCGTCGCGCTCGCCGCCGGACTGCTCCAGCATGGATACGGAGCGGGCGCGGTGGGCCTCGCCATGGCCGCGACGGCCGCCGCCTTCGCCGGTCTCGTCGTCTTCGGCGGAGTCCTCGCCGACCGCTTCAGCACCCGCAAGCTGATGATCGGCGCCGACCTGGTGCGGCTCGGCACCCAGGCCCTGGCCGCCGCGCTCTTCTTCTCCGGGCACGTGGTGCTCTGGCAGATCTGCGCCATCGGCTTCGCCAACGGCGTCGCGGGCGCCGTCTTCCAGCCCGGCGTCGCCAGCACCGTGCCCCGGCTCGCCTCCGACGTCCAGGGGGCCAACGGCGCGATACGCGTCGCCGAGTCCGCCGCCCAGCTCGCCGGCCCCGCGGTGGCCGGTCTCCTGGTCGGCTTCGCCTCACCCGGCGGGGTCTTCGCCGCCCACGCCACCACGTACGCGATCAGCGCGCTGTGCCTGCTGCTGCTCCGGCTGCCCCCGCTCGCGCCGGGGAGCCGAGCGGTGTCCGGCCGCGGCAGCAAGGCCTTCCGCGCCGACCTGGTCCAGGGGTGGCGGGAATTCCGGTCGCGCCGGTGGCTGTGGAGCGTCATAGCCGTCTGGTGCGTCTACATGATCGCCGTCTGGGGCCCGACCGTGCCGCTGGTCGCCACCGAGGTGGTGCAGGAGCACGGACCGCGCGCCTACGGGCTGGTCAACTCCGCCCTGGGCGCGGGGACCGTCGTGGGCGGCCTCCTCGCCCTGCGGCTGCGGCCCGTGCGCATGCTCCGGGCCGGCGCGATCGCCCTCGTCGGCTTCGCCGCCTTCCCCGCGGGCGTCGGCGCGGGGCTCGGCGTCCCCGCCATGGCGGCCGGCGCCGCCGTCGCCGGGGCCGGCGTGTCCTTCTGGGGCGTCATGTGGGCGACCAGCGTGCAGACTCAGGTCCCGCCCGACGTCCTCAACCGCATCCACGCCTACGACGTGGCGGGCTCCCTCGCGATGATGCCGGTCGGCCAGGCACTCGCGGGTCCGGCCGCCGCCGCGCTCGGCGCCGACCACGTACTGCTCGTCGCGGGTGCGACCAGCTTCGCCGTGTGCGCCGCCCTGCTCCTGATACCGGCGGTGCGCGGACTGGTGCGGGTGGACGCGGCCGCGGCGGGACCGGGCGGGACCGCGGCCGGGGCGGCCGAGCCCTCCCGCACACAGAAGTGCTGA
- a CDS encoding XRE family transcriptional regulator: MRHDDVVADPVDARLAARLAELRAERGWSLGELAERSGVSRSTLSRAERAETSPTAAVLNRLCAVYGRTMSRLLSEVEAEPALLVRAAEQPVWEDRAAGFVRRSVSPPHAGLRGELVDGRLAAGADIAYDRPPVPGLEQHVWLLEGALKVTAQDVEHHLAAGDCLRMRVWGPTRFRCPGPERARYALAVVLP; encoded by the coding sequence ATGAGACATGACGACGTCGTCGCGGATCCGGTGGACGCCCGGCTCGCCGCCCGGCTGGCCGAACTGCGGGCCGAACGCGGCTGGTCGCTGGGGGAGCTGGCGGAGCGCAGCGGGGTGAGCCGGTCCACGCTGTCCCGGGCCGAGCGGGCCGAGACCAGCCCCACCGCCGCCGTACTGAACCGCCTGTGCGCGGTCTACGGACGGACCATGTCCCGGCTGCTCAGCGAGGTCGAGGCGGAACCCGCGCTGCTGGTGCGGGCCGCCGAGCAACCCGTGTGGGAGGACCGCGCCGCCGGGTTCGTGCGCCGCTCGGTGTCACCGCCGCACGCGGGACTGCGCGGCGAACTCGTCGACGGACGGCTCGCGGCGGGCGCCGACATCGCCTACGACCGGCCGCCGGTGCCCGGCCTGGAGCAGCACGTCTGGCTCCTGGAGGGGGCCCTGAAGGTCACGGCGCAGGACGTGGAGCACCACCTCGCCGCCGGTGACTGCCTGCGGATGCGCGTGTGGGGGCCGACGCGGTTCCGGTGCCCCGGACCCGAGCGTGCCCGCTACGCGCTGGCGGTGGTGCTGCCGTGA
- a CDS encoding MmcQ/YjbR family DNA-binding protein: protein MPDAEDVRRIALSLPDTTEKTAWSMPTFRVAGKMFATLPEDETSLAVRCPKEERDELVLAEPEKFWIAGHEAQFAWVRARLAALEGEDELRDILADSWRQAAPTRLLEAHPRLGLPAGS, encoded by the coding sequence ATGCCGGACGCAGAAGACGTACGCCGTATCGCCCTGTCCCTGCCGGACACGACGGAGAAGACCGCCTGGAGCATGCCCACCTTCCGGGTCGCGGGCAAGATGTTCGCGACGCTGCCCGAGGACGAGACCTCCCTCGCGGTGCGCTGCCCGAAGGAGGAGCGCGACGAACTGGTGCTGGCCGAGCCGGAGAAGTTCTGGATCGCCGGACACGAGGCCCAGTTCGCGTGGGTGCGGGCCCGGCTCGCCGCCCTGGAGGGCGAGGACGAGCTGCGCGACATCCTCGCCGACTCCTGGCGCCAGGCGGCCCCGACACGGCTGCTGGAGGCCCACCCCCGGCTGGGGCTGCCCGCCGGGAGCTGA
- a CDS encoding Na(+)/H(+) antiporter subunit C: MTVSLSLLVAAAVLNAVGATLLLTRSLTRILLGAVVLGNGVNLLVLAATGSAGEAPLLYPHIIRNRVTDPLPQAIALTAIVITLATTAFLLAMAYRSHQVTGSDEISDDTEDRLVALRAEFLDRRGELRDRYREARAEDGGADAEQRARYRAARRRLRRRVREERAYQARANDVSGNLWNDILGADPEDYREGRELGSTDAAGRPGPAPARVAGPSNDPEETGREPDSLPGEDSCHAPPDQPDDPEGAGTEGTS; this comes from the coding sequence ATGACCGTGAGCCTGTCCCTGCTGGTGGCCGCCGCCGTCCTCAACGCCGTCGGCGCCACCCTGCTGCTGACCCGGTCCCTGACCCGGATCCTGCTCGGCGCCGTCGTCCTCGGCAACGGCGTCAACCTGCTGGTCCTGGCCGCCACCGGCAGCGCGGGCGAGGCGCCCCTGCTCTACCCGCACATCATCCGCAACCGCGTCACCGACCCGCTGCCCCAGGCCATCGCCCTGACCGCCATCGTCATCACCCTCGCCACCACCGCCTTCCTGCTCGCCATGGCCTACCGCAGCCACCAGGTCACCGGCTCCGACGAGATCAGCGACGACACCGAGGACCGGCTGGTCGCCCTGCGCGCCGAGTTCCTCGACCGGCGCGGCGAACTCCGCGACCGCTACCGCGAGGCCCGCGCCGAGGACGGCGGCGCCGACGCCGAGCAGCGCGCCCGCTACCGCGCCGCCCGCCGACGGCTGCGCCGGCGGGTCCGGGAGGAACGCGCCTACCAGGCCCGTGCCAACGACGTCTCCGGGAATCTCTGGAACGACATCCTCGGCGCCGACCCCGAGGACTACCGGGAAGGCCGGGAGCTGGGCTCCACCGACGCGGCCGGCCGCCCCGGACCGGCCCCGGCCCGCGTCGCCGGGCCCTCCAACGACCCCGAGGAGACCGGCCGCGAACCCGACTCGCTCCCCGGCGAGGACTCCTGCCACGCGCCGCCCGACCAGCCCGACGACCCCGAGGGCGCCGGCACGGAAGGAACCAGTTGA
- a CDS encoding GNAT family N-acetyltransferase → MNVEPVDEHEVTALLDGLAALLTDTVAGGASVGFLAPLGHAEAADWWRRRAAAVADGRLAVWVARDGHRVTGTVSLALPDKPNSRHRAELVKLMVSRAVRGRGLGRRLLATAEEAAAAAGITLLHLDTETGSPAEHLYRTAGWTRAGAIPDYAADPHGELRPTTLYFKQVGVRLGAPAGTG, encoded by the coding sequence GTGAACGTGGAGCCTGTCGACGAGCACGAGGTGACGGCGCTGCTGGACGGCTTGGCCGCACTGCTCACCGACACCGTCGCGGGCGGCGCCTCCGTCGGCTTCCTCGCCCCGCTCGGTCACGCGGAGGCCGCGGACTGGTGGCGGAGGCGGGCCGCCGCGGTCGCCGACGGTCGGCTCGCCGTCTGGGTGGCACGGGACGGGCACCGGGTGACCGGGACCGTGAGCCTCGCCCTGCCGGACAAGCCCAACAGCCGCCACCGCGCGGAGCTGGTCAAGCTCATGGTGTCCCGCGCGGTCCGTGGCCGGGGACTGGGCCGCCGACTGCTGGCCACCGCCGAGGAGGCGGCCGCGGCGGCCGGAATCACCCTCCTCCACCTGGACACCGAGACCGGCAGCCCGGCCGAGCACCTGTACCGGACCGCCGGGTGGACCCGGGCCGGCGCGATCCCCGACTACGCGGCGGACCCGCACGGGGAACTGCGGCCGACGACGCTCTACTTCAAGCAGGTCGGCGTGCGGCTGGGCGCACCCGCCGGCACCGGGTGA